A segment of the Conexibacter woesei Iso977N genome:
GAACCGCGCGGGGGCTAGAGCAGGCCCAGCGCCTTGCCCGCGTGGTCGGCGAGGTTCAGCAGCGGGGAGGGGATGACGCCGAAGACGACGATCGCCGCGCCGGCCAGGACGGCCACGAGCGTGACCTCCCAGTCGTTGCGGTCGGTGACGGGGTCGGCGCCGGCCAGGCGCGGGGCGCCGGCGGCGTCGACGGTCGCGACCTCGGCGGCACTCGCCGGACGCATCCACATCGCGGCGATGACCTTCAGGTAGTAGCCGAGCGAGATGATCGAGCCGATCACGATCACGATGCCCAGCCACGTGTAGCCGCCGTCGGCGGCCGCGTCGATCAGCGTGAACTTGCCGATGAAGCCCGCGGTCGCCGGCATCCCGGCCAGCGACAGCATCGCCAGCGTCAGCGGCCACGCCAGGAGCGGCTTGGACCAGCCGAGGCCGGCGATCGAGCGGATGTCGTCGCCGTAGGGCGTCGCGCGCTCGCGCGCCGCGATCACCGCGAAGGCCGCCATGTTCATGAACAGGTAGATCGACAGGTAGAAGACCGTCGCCTGCACGCCGAGGCGCGTCGCGACGACCACGCCCGCCAGCAGGTAGCCCGCCTGCGCGACCGACGACCACGCCAGCAGGCGCTTCAGCGACGACTGCGACAGCGCGCCGACGTTGCCGACGATGATCGTCACGGTCGCCAGCGTGGCCAGCGCGGGCGCCCAGTCCTGGTGGGCGTCGATCAGCGCGACGTCGAGGATGCGCAGCGCGCCGCCGAACGCGGCGGCCTTGGTCGCGACGGCCATCCACGCGGTGACCGGCGTCGGCGCGCCCTGGTAGACGTCCGGCGTCCACTGGTGGAACGGCGCGACCGACGCCTTGAAGGCGAGGCCGACGATCGTCAGGCCGATGCCGGTCAGCAGCAGCGCGTCCTTGGCGACGTCGCCGTTGATCGCGCCCGCGATGTCGCGGAAGTCCGTGTGGCCGGTGCCGCCGTAGATGAAGGCCAACCCGTACAGGAACGTCGCCGAGCCGACCGAGCCGATGATGAGGTACTTCAGGCCGGACTCCAGCGAGCGCTCGCGCCGCATCTCGGTCGCGCAGAGCACGTAGAGCGGGACGCTCAGCAGCTCCAGGCCGAGGAAGACCGTGACGAGGTTCTGGCCGGCGGCCAGGATGACCATGCCCGCGGCGCTCGTCAGCATCAGCGCGAAGTACTCGCCGTGCGCGGCCTCGCGGGGCGCCAGCGCGCGCCACGACAGCAGCGTCGCGCCGATGCCGGTGATCGCGACGATGAACAGGATCATCAGCGTCAGGTCGTCGGAGCGCAGCGCGCCCTGGGAGCCCTTGGCGACGAACAGGTCCTTGGCGTCGTCCCACTGCCAGACGCCGAGCCCGATCGCGGCGCCGAAGGCGACGATCGTCAGGAACGGGACGATCTGCTCGCGCACGAAGCGCCCGCGCAGCAGGCCGGCGAGCAGCACGACGATCGACCCGCCCAGCAGGGCGATGAGCGGGGAGACCCCGGCCCAGTCGATGGATGGCTTGGAGACGACTGCGAGCAACATGAAGGCCTTACCGGATCACGGTGATGTCGTGGGCACGGGCGTCGCTGACCGTGTCTTCGTTGTGCTGGATCAACGCGGCCGGTGCGACGGCCTTGGCGATCGAGGGCTCGGCCTTGTGCAGGGCGAGCTGCGGGTACAGCGCGAAGAACAGGATCACCGCGACGAGCGGCACGAGGACGAGGCCCTCGCGGAAGCTGATCTCGTGGCTCTCGACCTCCGGCCCGACGCGGTTGTGCATCGTCCGGATGAAGAGGCGCAGCGAGTAGACGGCGGCCATCCCGACGCCGACGAACGCGATCGACGCGATCACCAGCTTGGAGTGGAAGACGCCGAGCAGGATCATGAACTCGCCGACGAAGTTCGACGAGCCGGGCATCGCCAGGTTGGCGAGCGCGACGATCAGGAAGAGCGTGGCCAGGACCGGCGCGCGGAACGCGATGCCACCCATGTCCCGGATGTCCTCGGAGCCGTGCGTGCGCTCGGCGAGGTAGGCGACGACCACGAACGCCGGCGCGACGACCAGCCCGTGGTTGATCGACTGCAGGATCGCGCCCTGCGCGCCGTCGCCGCTCAGCGAGAAGATCCCGAGCGTGATGAAGCCCAGCTGGGCGACCGACGAGTACCCGAGCACGAGCCGCGACTCGGTCGTCGTGAACGCCATCGCCGACCCGTAGAGGATCGAGCCGAGCGCGAGCACCAGCATCAGGTCCTGGAAGTGCGCGGAGGCGTCCGGGAAGGTCGGCAGCACGACGCGCAGGAAGCCGTAGGCGGCGACCTTGCTCAGCACGGCCGAGAAGACGGCCAGCACCGGCAGCGGCATGTTGCGGTAGCCGTCGGGCATCCAGCCGTGGACCGGGAACGCCGGCATCTTGACCCAGAACGCGGCCGCGAAGCAGAGGAAGATCCACTCCTGCGAGCTCTTCGGCAGGATCGCGATCTGCGCCTGCAGGTCGCTGAAGGCGAACGAGATGTCGTGGCCCGTCTGCTGCGAGACCAGGACGCCCGTGGCGATCGCCGCGGCCAGCATCAGCAGCGAGCCGACCAAGGTGTAGATGAACAGCTTGGTGATCGCCGCGACCCGCGTGCCCTCCGGGCCCCAGACGCCGGCCAGGAACAGGAACGGCAGCAGCATCAGGTCGAAGAACAGGACGAACAGCGCCAGGTCCTGCGCCATCAGCGCGCCGAGCACAGCGCTCTCTGCGACGCCCATGAAGAAGAAGAACTGCGGGGCGTGGTCCCATTCCTGCGTCGCGGCCCAGACGATGCACGCCAGGAAGATGAACGCGGCCAGCGCGATCAGGAACAGGTTGAGCCCGTCGACGCCCAACTTGTAGTGGATGCCCAGCGGCTTGATCCACATCTGGTCGGTGACGTCCTGCAGGCCGACGCCGCGGTGGAAGTCGGCGATCGCCCAGATCGTCCAGGCGAACGTGCCCAGCGCGCCGATGATCGTCACGACGCGCGAGATCGCGCCGGGCAGCAGCAGCCCGAGGAACGCCGCGGCGGCGGGCAGCCAGAGGGGGATGGAGAGAGGAAGGCTCACGAGGACTGGATCAGGAAGTACAGGAGCACGGCGGCGGCACCGACCAGCAGCAGCGCCGCGTAGGCGCGCAGGAAGCCGGACTGCAGCGCGCGGACGGCGGCGGAGCCCGCCCGGACGATGCCGGAGGACCCGCCGACGAGCGTGCCGTTGACGAAGATGCGCTCGAAGGTCTGCTGGCCGAAGCGGCCGAACCAGGCGAACGGGCGGACGACGACGATGTCGATCAGCTCGTCGAAGTACCACTTGTTGATGAAGAGCTTGTGCAGCGCCGGGACCCGCTCGCGCAGGCGCACGGCGATCTCGCCGTTGGCCTTGCCCCAGATGGTGTAGGCGATGAAGATGCCGCCGAGGCCGAGGACCGCGCCGAGGACGAGCCCGAACCAGAGCTTGCCGTCGCTGGCCTGGACGTGGATCGTGGAGTCGGCGAACGTCGGCTCCAGGAAGGTGTCCAGCCAGTTGGTCACGTGCGGGATCTCGACGACGCCGCCGATGGTCGCGAGCACCGCGAGCGTGCCCATCGCGGCCCTCATGCCGAAGGCGGTCTCGGCGATGTGGTGCTCGGGGCCCGGGAACCCGACGTCGGTGTCCTCGACCTCGCCGTTGGCGGGGTTGGTCGCCTGCGCGGGGTGGAAGAGGTGCCCGTGCTCGAGCTCCTTGGCCTCCTCGCACGGCTCGCCGAAGAACGCCCGGAAGATCATCCGCCAGGTGTAGATGGCGGTCATGAACGCGGTGATGTAGCCGACCACGTAGAGGACCCAGTGCCAGCCGCCGGCCTCGGCCTGGAACAGCAGGATGTCGTCCTTGGAGAAGAACCCGGAGAACGGCGGGATGCCGGCAAGCGCGAGGCCGCCGATGACGAAGCAGCCGAACGTGTACGGCATCGCCCTGCGGAAGCCGCGCATGTCGTCGAGGTTCTGGTTGGACCCCATCGCGCTGATCAGCGAGCCGGCCGACATGAACAGCAGCGCCTTGAAGAAGGCGTGCGTCATGAGGTGGAACATGCCCGCGACGTAGGCGCCGGAGCTGACGCCCATGATCATGTAGCCGATCTGGGACATCGTCGAGTAGGCGATGACGCGCTTGAGGTCGGTGACGACCATGCCGATCGTCGCGGCGACGAAGAGCGTGACGCAGCCGATGATCATGCCGACGTCGGCGGCCGCGGCCGACTGCTCGATCAGCGGGTGCATGCGGGCGATCAGGTAGACGCCCGCGGTGACCATCGTCGCGGCGTGGATCAGGGCGCTGACGGGCGTCGGGCCCTCCATCGCGTCCGGCAACCACGTGTGGAACGGGATCTGCGCCGACTTGGCGAACGCGCCGATCAGCAGCAGGATCAGGCCCGCGGTGAGGTCGCCGTGGTGCAGCTTGCCGATCGCCTCGGCCTTGTGGAACGTCGACATGAAGTCGAGCGTCCCGGAGGACTTCAGGATGAAGAACGCGCCCAGCGTCAGGCCGATGTCGCCGACGTGGTTTATGACGAACGCCTTGATGCCCGCGCTGGTCGCCGTCGTGCGGCGGTACCAGTAGGAGATCAGCAGGTAGGACGCCGCGCCGACGAAGGCCCAGCCGACGATCAGGAGCAGGAAGTTGCCGGCCAGGACCAGCAGCAGCATGCTGAAGACGAAGTAGTTGAGGTACGCGAAGAAGCGCGTGTACCCGCGGTCGCCCGACATGTAGGCGTACGAGTAGAGGTGGATCAGCGTCGAGACGCCGGTGACCACCAGCATCATCATGATGCTCAGCGGGTCGACGAGGATCGACAGCTTGGCGTCGATCGAGCCGACGACCGCGTAGTCGTACAGCGAGGAGACGATCTGCCGGTGCTCCTCGCCGCGACCCTGCAGCGAGAAGAACGCGATGACCGCGAAGACGAACGCGAGGGCGAGCGCGAACGTCCCGATGACGCCGGACGTCTTGCCCTTCCAGACCTTGAACCCAAGGCCGTTGATGACGGCACCTGCGAGCGGACTCGCAAGCGCCAGCCAGGCGGCGGTGGTGGGACTCATCTACCCGTGCAGCTCCCGCATCTCGTCGACGTCGATCGGCAGGCGGCGGCGGAACATCGCCACCACCAGGCCCAGGCCGATGCAGACCTCGCACGCGGCGACCACCATCACGATGATCGCGAAGATCTGGCCGTCGCCGTTGCCCCACATGCGGGAGAACGCGATCAGGCTCAGGTTCGCGGCGTTGAGCATCAGCTCCAGGCAAAGGAGGATCACCAGCGGGCTGCGGCGCGTGAGCACGCCGGCCGCGCCGATGCAGAAGACCAGGGCGGAGACGGTGAGGTACCAGCCGATGTTCATTACCAGCCGCCTTCCTCGATCGCGGGGCGATCGTCGTCGGGGTCGACGCCGCGGGCGGCGGCGACGGACGCCGACTCGATCCGCGCGGTCGGGTTGATCGTGCCGACGCCCTCCGCGATCGAGCCCATGCCCTGCGGCAGGCGCGTGGCGATCGGGTGGACGAACTCCTCGTCGGAGCCCTCCAGCCCGCCGCGGCGGCGCGCCAGCACGACGGCGCCGACGGCGGCCATCAGCAGCAGGAACGAGGCGGCCTCGAACGGGAACAGGAAGCGCGTCAGCAGCAGCTCGCCGATCGCGCCCGGCGTGCCGAAGCCCGGGGCGTAGTCGGCGCCCTTGCCGTCGATGCCCTTCAGGCCCGAGCCGAGCACGGCGATGAACAGCTCGACTGCGAGCAGCCCGGCGAAGACGATCGACGCGGCCTTCAGGCCGGGACCGCCGGCGGGCCGGACGGGCTCCTCTTGGGTGCCGACGTAGGCGACCACGAAGACGTAGAGCACCATGACGGCGCCCGCGTAGACGACGACCTGCGCCGCGGCGATGAACTCCGCGCGCAGCAGCAGGAAGAGCGCGGCCAGCGACAGCAGGTGGCAGACCAGCGACAGGACGGCGTAGAACGGGTTCGGCAGCGTCGCGACGCC
Coding sequences within it:
- a CDS encoding NADH-quinone oxidoreductase subunit N — its product is MLLAVVSKPSIDWAGVSPLIALLGGSIVVLLAGLLRGRFVREQIVPFLTIVAFGAAIGLGVWQWDDAKDLFVAKGSQGALRSDDLTLMILFIVAITGIGATLLSWRALAPREAAHGEYFALMLTSAAGMVILAAGQNLVTVFLGLELLSVPLYVLCATEMRRERSLESGLKYLIIGSVGSATFLYGLAFIYGGTGHTDFRDIAGAINGDVAKDALLLTGIGLTIVGLAFKASVAPFHQWTPDVYQGAPTPVTAWMAVATKAAAFGGALRILDVALIDAHQDWAPALATLATVTIIVGNVGALSQSSLKRLLAWSSVAQAGYLLAGVVVATRLGVQATVFYLSIYLFMNMAAFAVIAARERATPYGDDIRSIAGLGWSKPLLAWPLTLAMLSLAGMPATAGFIGKFTLIDAAADGGYTWLGIVIVIGSIISLGYYLKVIAAMWMRPASAAEVATVDAAGAPRLAGADPVTDRNDWEVTLVAVLAGAAIVVFGVIPSPLLNLADHAGKALGLL
- a CDS encoding complex I subunit 4 family protein translates to MSLPLSIPLWLPAAAAFLGLLLPGAISRVVTIIGALGTFAWTIWAIADFHRGVGLQDVTDQMWIKPLGIHYKLGVDGLNLFLIALAAFIFLACIVWAATQEWDHAPQFFFFMGVAESAVLGALMAQDLALFVLFFDLMLLPFLFLAGVWGPEGTRVAAITKLFIYTLVGSLLMLAAAIATGVLVSQQTGHDISFAFSDLQAQIAILPKSSQEWIFLCFAAAFWVKMPAFPVHGWMPDGYRNMPLPVLAVFSAVLSKVAAYGFLRVVLPTFPDASAHFQDLMLVLALGSILYGSAMAFTTTESRLVLGYSSVAQLGFITLGIFSLSGDGAQGAILQSINHGLVVAPAFVVVAYLAERTHGSEDIRDMGGIAFRAPVLATLFLIVALANLAMPGSSNFVGEFMILLGVFHSKLVIASIAFVGVGMAAVYSLRLFIRTMHNRVGPEVESHEISFREGLVLVPLVAVILFFALYPQLALHKAEPSIAKAVAPAALIQHNEDTVSDARAHDITVIR
- the nuoL gene encoding NADH-quinone oxidoreductase subunit L, with the translated sequence MSPTTAAWLALASPLAGAVINGLGFKVWKGKTSGVIGTFALALAFVFAVIAFFSLQGRGEEHRQIVSSLYDYAVVGSIDAKLSILVDPLSIMMMLVVTGVSTLIHLYSYAYMSGDRGYTRFFAYLNYFVFSMLLLVLAGNFLLLIVGWAFVGAASYLLISYWYRRTTATSAGIKAFVINHVGDIGLTLGAFFILKSSGTLDFMSTFHKAEAIGKLHHGDLTAGLILLLIGAFAKSAQIPFHTWLPDAMEGPTPVSALIHAATMVTAGVYLIARMHPLIEQSAAAADVGMIIGCVTLFVAATIGMVVTDLKRVIAYSTMSQIGYMIMGVSSGAYVAGMFHLMTHAFFKALLFMSAGSLISAMGSNQNLDDMRGFRRAMPYTFGCFVIGGLALAGIPPFSGFFSKDDILLFQAEAGGWHWVLYVVGYITAFMTAIYTWRMIFRAFFGEPCEEAKELEHGHLFHPAQATNPANGEVEDTDVGFPGPEHHIAETAFGMRAAMGTLAVLATIGGVVEIPHVTNWLDTFLEPTFADSTIHVQASDGKLWFGLVLGAVLGLGGIFIAYTIWGKANGEIAVRLRERVPALHKLFINKWYFDELIDIVVVRPFAWFGRFGQQTFERIFVNGTLVGGSSGIVRAGSAAVRALQSGFLRAYAALLLVGAAAVLLYFLIQSS
- the nuoK gene encoding NADH-quinone oxidoreductase subunit NuoK encodes the protein MNIGWYLTVSALVFCIGAAGVLTRRSPLVILLCLELMLNAANLSLIAFSRMWGNGDGQIFAIIVMVVAACEVCIGLGLVVAMFRRRLPIDVDEMRELHG
- a CDS encoding NADH-quinone oxidoreductase subunit J — protein: MSAVFFFIAGIGAIVGAIGVATLPNPFYAVLSLVCHLLSLAALFLLLRAEFIAAAQVVVYAGAVMVLYVFVVAYVGTQEEPVRPAGGPGLKAASIVFAGLLAVELFIAVLGSGLKGIDGKGADYAPGFGTPGAIGELLLTRFLFPFEAASFLLLMAAVGAVVLARRRGGLEGSDEEFVHPIATRLPQGMGSIAEGVGTINPTARIESASVAAARGVDPDDDRPAIEEGGW